The region ACTATTACCTTTTTGTTCTAAAGCTTTGTAAGCTAATTCAAGATTTACAAAAGTTTCTTTATCTGGAGCTTCGAAAGTTAAAGTAGGGTATGCTGCAAAGTTAAACCTTTCAAAATCTGAAGGAAGTCTATTAGGGTATCCTAATGCATACTGAATTGGTAGCTTCATATCGGGTAAACCTAATTGAGCTTTAATACTTCCGTCATTAAATTGTACTAATGAATGTACAATGGATTGAGGGTGTACAACTACATCAATTTGTTCGCCTGAAACATCGAACAACCATTTTGCTTCAATAACTTCTAATCCTTTGTTCATTAATGAAGCAGAGTCGATAGTTATTTTAGCTCCCATGCTCCAATTAGGATGTTTGAGTGCTTGGGCTTTTGTAACTTCTAATAGATCTTCTCTTTTCTTTCCTCTGAAAGGACCTCCAGAAGCTGTTAGAATAACTTTTTCAATAGGGTTTTGTTCTTCTCCAACTAGGCATTGGAATATAGCAGAATGTTCAGAGTCTACTGGAATTATCGCTACATTTTTCTCCTTAGCTTTTTGAGTGACCAATTCGCCTGCTACCACCAAAGTTTCCTTATTAGCTAATGCTATGGTAATTCCTTGATCAATGGCAGTTAACGTAGGTTTTAGTCCTGCATAACCCACTAATGCTGTTAAAACAATATCTGAAGTAGCGTTTTCAAGAGCTTCACAAATACCATCTACAGAAGCTAAAACTTTTATTTCAGTATCAATTAATGCTTCTTTCAGTTGTGAAAATTTATCTTTATTGCCAATTATGGCGTATTTTGGTTTGAATTCAATACACTGTTGAATAAGTAGTTCAACATTATTTCCCGCAGATAGAATGCTTACAGAAAATAATGAAGTATTTGCTCGTATTACATCAAGTGCTTGTGTACCGATTGATCCTGTAGATCCAAGGATCGCGACTGACTTTAATGTCATAAAATCTTTTGTTTTTCGTATTTACAAAATTGTAAATCTACAATGGGAGTGCAATTTAATACCTAAAGTGTTTTTCTGTTTAATTTTTTGCTTCTCAATACCATCAATTTCAATTTATGGTCAAGAAAAAGCAATAAGTATCGATACCGAGTGGAAAGAAATCACTTTAGAAAATCAAGTGTCTTTAGAAGTTCTTAAGAAAACACCTCGAGCTGTTCTAAAAACCTATGCAATTTTAAAATTACAAAATCTTGATTCTATAAACGATAAAAAGGTACACCTTTCTTTAGATCTTTTCTATGAAGATACTACTTATCATTTAGAAAAAAGTCTGATTTTACCCGTAAATGAAAAAATTCTGCTTCAGAAGGATATGAACCCAAGTATTAATGAAATTCTGGTAGAGAATTACTCACTTACGGTAGGTGATACACTACATTTTTTTGAGAAGGACTCTTTGTAGTATTTTAAAATTGATTTAAACTGTAAATAAACATTGTATATATCTTTCTTTCGTTGTTTATTTGGGCAAAATTATTCGTCAATGTAGACGACCATAGATAAATCACATATTTATTTTAATAAAGACCATGAATTTTCCAGCAGAATTAAAGTATACAAAAGACCACGAGTGGGTACGTGTAGAAGGTGAATTTGCTTTTGTCGGCATTACTGAGTTTGCTCAAAGTGAGTTAGGTGATATCGTATTTGTTGATATTACTGCTCTTGACGAAGAAGTGGAAGAAGGTGAGGTGTTTGGTTCAGTAGAAGCTGTAAAAACAGTTTCTGATTTGTTCATGCCTGTATCAGGTGAAGTGGTTGAAGTCAATGAAGCTATCGATTCAGCTCCAGAATTAGTGAATTCAGATCCTTACGGTGAAGGCTGGATGATCAAAATCAAATTAAACGATGCTGCTGAAGTAGACGGTTTAATGAGTAGCGAAGATTACCAAAAAGAAATTGCAAGCTAATTTCTTGTATAAAATATACTTTTAAGGAGTTGAGCATTGTTTGTTCAACTCTTTTTTTTCATCCTTATTTGATACCCACAATGCATTTCTATACAGGAAAAATCTACTTTGAAATAAGAGCTGTACACAATAAGCACCCAAAGGAACATCAGTTTGTTATTTTTGGAAATGCCTCTGCAGAAACAGTTTGGTCACGTTATAAGTCTGCGGCTGAAAATGATACAGTAGGGCAACCAAAATATTTATTTTACACAATAAACCTAGAGGAAACAAAGAAGCAACTATTAGAGAAGTTCCAGGTAAGAATTGCAGGTGGAGGAGTGGTATTTAATCAGAATGATGAGCTCCTTGTTATTAAAAGAAATGGCATTTTTGATATACCTAAAGGTCATTTGGATAAAGGGGAGACTATAGAGGAATGTGCAGTTAGAGAAGTAGAAGAGGAGACAGGAGTAAAGTCTACTATTGAACATTTATTGATAGAAACATTTCATACTTACCTTTATAAAGGAAAGCATGTAATGAAACACACCTATTGGTATAAACTAAAATTAAATGAAAACCATGAAGTAACCTTAGTTCCTCAGCAAGAAGAGGGAATTGAAGAAATTCATTGGATGAATATCGAAAAAATTAAAACTACAGTATGGAAAAATACTTATCAGTCTATTAAAGACGTTTTTCTATCGTGTGGAGTGAAATAAATCAAGAATGATCAATCAAATTCTAAAAATAGTACTGGTATTATCAATGTTTGGATGTCAGGAGTTATTGGCTCAAGAGATCATTCAAACTATTGAAGGTTATCAATTACAAAATTCTAAAGGTAAGATCTTAACCGATATATTTTATGATGATATGGGGTGGTCTGATGACGCTAACCCTGAAAGTAAACCTTTTTTTTATGGACAATTGATAGGAGTTCAACTGAATGGAAAGTGGGGACTTATTAATACAAAAGGAAAGGAAGTTGTATCACCAAAATATCAAACGATCAATTATTTCACTAATGGAATTTCTATCATCAGTGAAAACGGCAGGTTTGGTGCCATGAATACATCAGGTAAAGAAATAGTACCTTTAACGTTTTCTAAATTAAAGATGATGTCTGGTAATTTAGAA is a window of Flammeovirga agarivorans DNA encoding:
- the gcvH gene encoding glycine cleavage system protein GcvH, translating into MNFPAELKYTKDHEWVRVEGEFAFVGITEFAQSELGDIVFVDITALDEEVEEGEVFGSVEAVKTVSDLFMPVSGEVVEVNEAIDSAPELVNSDPYGEGWMIKIKLNDAAEVDGLMSSEDYQKEIAS
- a CDS encoding NUDIX hydrolase; this translates as MHFYTGKIYFEIRAVHNKHPKEHQFVIFGNASAETVWSRYKSAAENDTVGQPKYLFYTINLEETKKQLLEKFQVRIAGGGVVFNQNDELLVIKRNGIFDIPKGHLDKGETIEECAVREVEEETGVKSTIEHLLIETFHTYLYKGKHVMKHTYWYKLKLNENHEVTLVPQQEEGIEEIHWMNIEKIKTTVWKNTYQSIKDVFLSCGVK
- the dxr gene encoding 1-deoxy-D-xylulose-5-phosphate reductoisomerase — its product is MTLKSVAILGSTGSIGTQALDVIRANTSLFSVSILSAGNNVELLIQQCIEFKPKYAIIGNKDKFSQLKEALIDTEIKVLASVDGICEALENATSDIVLTALVGYAGLKPTLTAIDQGITIALANKETLVVAGELVTQKAKEKNVAIIPVDSEHSAIFQCLVGEEQNPIEKVILTASGGPFRGKKREDLLEVTKAQALKHPNWSMGAKITIDSASLMNKGLEVIEAKWLFDVSGEQIDVVVHPQSIVHSLVQFNDGSIKAQLGLPDMKLPIQYALGYPNRLPSDFERFNFAAYPTLTFEAPDKETFVNLELAYKALEQKGNSACILNAANEIAVDRFLNDEIKFLDIAGLNQYCMESYQFIANPTYEDYVATDENVRELAKNWTNK